A single genomic interval of Corylus avellana chromosome ca10, CavTom2PMs-1.0 harbors:
- the LOC132163757 gene encoding receptor-like protein 2 — protein sequence MRAIYTRCSFRTTYFITIFLLGLAYQTRSMSYLKPFHLLFTLFLFGVFSTNHACNQMDRDSLMSLAFNRMSSPPLNWSSIDCCQWEGISCSHKSRVTHIWLPAKGLNGSISPYLGNLTCLSHLNLSHNSLLGPLPKGLFSSLNQLKVIDLSYNNLFGDTSGWPASLQIVDISSNQFSETIQSSFLQRAWRLTDLNVSNNSLTGPIPSFPCINSSVVKLLDFSHNHYSGHIPRGLGACSKLKVFRAGFNSLSGLLPHDIYNAVGLEEISLPSNDLSGPISGDIVNLTKLTYLEFYRNNLSGKLPVDIGKLSKLKHILLDWNSLTGSLPPSLVNCTNLTILSLRFNFLEGNISTFNFSSLHHLTVIDLGINNFSGNFPVSLYSCKSLIAIRLSRNRLEGQIQPKVLQLEFLSFLSLTGNRLTNITFAIKILKRCKALSVLFLGESFLYEAIPSDDNIEDSDGFENLRLFTIESCELSGQMPIWLSRLKKLELLSLAGNRITGSIPNWLFTLPSLFRLDLSDNLISGEFPKEFCGLQTLVSPKALVDNNHWDLPIFIGFSLSGQYNFLSSLQPAIILANNNLSGNIPIEIGCLKRLSLLDLSYNNFSGSIPDQISELSNLEELNLSANRLSGELPASLSSLNFLHKFSVANNNLHGPIPSGTQLQSFDASAYEGNPGLCGPPLPHDCTHIVSNKGDIQDEDDRPRIPWFPITVVLGFIIGFWGVCGPLVLSYRWRVAYFQFMDDVKDRCIIFFLKIAYWSL from the coding sequence ATGAGAGCTATATATACAAGGTGTAGTTTTAGGACTACGTACTTCAtaaccatttttcttcttggtttggCATATCAAACAAGAAGCATGTCATATTTAAAGCCTTTTCATCTCCTCTTCACCTTGTTTCTCTTTGGTGTTTTCTCCACCAATCATGCCTGCAACCAAATGGACCGCGACTCTCTCATGTCCTTAGCCTTCAACCGTATGTCTTCTCCTCCACTAAATTGGTCTTCCATTGATTGTTGCCAGTGGGAGGGCATTTCTTGTAGTCATAAAAGTCGAGTCACCCATATCTGGTTACCTGCTAAAGGCCTCAATGGCAGTATATCTCCCTATCTTGGAAACCTCACATGTCTCTCCCACCTTAATCTCTCCCACAATTCACTTTTGGGTCCTCTCCCTAAGGGATTGTTTTCGTCCTTGAATCAACTCAAGGTCATTGATTTGAGCTACAACAATCTATTTGGAGATACATCTGGTTGGCCTGCCTCCCTTCAAATTGTTGACATATCTAGCAATCAATTTAGTGAGACAATCCAATCTTCATTCCTTCAAAGAGCATGGAGGTTGACCGACCTCAATGTCAGCAACAATAGTCTCACAGGCCCGATTCCTTCCTTTCCTTGCATCAATTCTTCAGTGGTCAAGCTCCTCGATTTCTCCCATAATCATTATAGTGGCCATATTCCTCGTGGACTAGGGGCATGTTCCAAACTCAAGGTTTTCCGGGCAGGTTTTAATTCTCTCTCTGGATTGCTTCCTCATGATATATACAATGCAGTGGGGTTGGAAGAAATCTCTTTGCCTTCCAATGATCTTTCAGGACCCATTAGCGGTGACATTGTGAACCTTACCAAACTCACTTACCTTGAGTTTTATCGCAATAATTTGAGTGGCAAGCTCCCAGTGGATATCGGGAAGCTCTCCAAATTAAAGCACATACTCCTTGATTGGAACTCCTTAACAGGCTCTTTGCCGCCATCTTTGGTGAATTGCACAAATCTCACAATATTGTCCTTACGATTCAATTTCCTTGAAGGAAACATCTCTACCTTTAATTTCTCAAGTCTTCATCATCTTACTGTAATTGACCTTGGGATTAATAATTTCTCTGGTAACTTTCCAGTAAGCCTATACTCATGCAAGTCCTTGATCGCAATTCGACTATCTCGAAATCGACTAGAGGGACAAATCCAACCTAAGGTGCTGCAATTAGAATTCTTATCTTTCCTTTCACTTACTGGCAACAGGTTAACCAATATCACATTCGCAATTAAGATTTTGAAGCGTTGCAAGGCACTCAGTGTACTCTTCCTTGGAGAGAGTTTTTTATACGAGGCAATCCCAAGTGATGACAATATAGAAGATTCCGACGGATTTGAAAATCTTCGATTGTTTACTATTGAATCATGCGAATTGTCTGGTCAAATGCCTATATGGCTATCTAGGCTTAAGAAGCTAGAATTACTAAGTCTAGCTGGCAATCGTATCACAGGTTCAATTCCTAATTGGTTGTTCACTCTTCCAAGTCTCTTTCGTTTAGACTTATCTGATAACCTCATTTCAGGTGAATTTCCAAAGGAATTTTGTGGATTGCAAACATTAGTGTCACCAAAAGCTCTAGTAGACAATAATCATTGGGATTTACCAATATTTATTGGCTTCAGTCTTTCTGGACAGTACAATTTTCTCTCAAGCCTGCAACCAGCAATTATTCTTGCAAACAACAATCTTAGCGGCAACATCCCAATTGAGATCGGCTGTTTGAAGCGGCTTTCTTTGCTGGATTTAAGTTATAACAATTTCTCAGGGAGCATCCCAGACCAAATTTCAGAGCTCTCAAACTTGGAAGAATTAAACCTCTCTGCAAATCGATTGTCCGGTGAACTACCAGCATCACTAAGTAGTCTGAATTTCTTGCATAAATTTAGTGTTGCAAACAACAATTTGCATGGACCAATACCATCAGGCACTCAACTTCAGAGCTTTGATGCCTCTGCATATGAGGGTAACCCTGGACTTTGTGGCCCCCCTCTTCCACATGATTGCACCCATATTGTTAGCAACAAGGGAGACATTCAGGATGAGGACGATAGGCCTAGAATCCCATGGTTTCCAATTACTGTGGTTCTTGGCTTCATTATAGGTTTCTGGGGAGTTTGTGGTCCATTAGTTCTTAGCTATAGGTGGAGGGTTGCATATTTCCAATTCATGGACGATGTAAAAGATAGGtgtataatcttttttttaaaaattgcatattGGTCGCTTTAG